Proteins encoded in a region of the Mustelus asterias chromosome X, sMusAst1.hap1.1, whole genome shotgun sequence genome:
- the LOC144481921 gene encoding ras-related protein Rab-5B, with product MASRVSRPNGQSQASKICQFKLVLLGESAVGKSSLVLRFVKGQFHEYQESTIGAAFLTQSVCLDDTTVKFEIWDTAGQERYHSLAPMYYRGAQAAIVVYDITNQETFARAKTWVKELQRQASPNIVIALSGNKADLANKRMVEYEEAQAYADDNSLLFMETSAKTAMNVNDLFLAIAKKLPKSELQNASGTTGRSRGVDLHEPSQQNKSQCCSN from the exons ATGGCCAGCAGAGTATCCAGGCCAAATGGTCAATCCCAAGCCAGCAAAATCTGCCAGTTTAAACTTGTATTACTAGGGGAGTCAGCTGTGGGGAAATCCAGTCTTGTTCTACGTTTTGTTAAAGGACAATTCCATGAATATCAAGAGAGCACAATTGGTG ctgcttTTCTCACACAATCTGTCTGCTTGGATGACACAACAGTGAAATTTGAAATCTGGGACACTGCTGGACAAGAACGATATCACAGTCTTGCTCCCATGTACTACAGAGGTGCTCAAGCTGCCATTGTGGTTTATGACATCACTAATCAG GAGACATTTGCAAGAGCAAAGACCTGGGTGAAAGAGTTGCAACGACAAGCAAGTCCCAATATAGTTATAGCACTGTCAGGAAATAAAGCGGATCTGGCTAATAAAAGGATGGTGGAATATGAG GAAGCACAAGCATATGCAGATGATAACAGTTTGTTGTTCATGGAGACATCAGCAAAGACAGCAATGAATGTTAATGACCTATTTTTGGCAATAG CCAAGAAGTTGCCAAAGAGTGAACTTCAGAATGCCAGTGGAACAACAGGGCGCAGCAGAGGTGTGGATCTCCATGAACCATCTCAGCAGAACAAGAGCCAGTGTTGTAGCAACTAA